In one Gracilinanus agilis isolate LMUSP501 chromosome 6, AgileGrace, whole genome shotgun sequence genomic region, the following are encoded:
- the LOC123253045 gene encoding glyceraldehyde-3-phosphate dehydrogenase-like, with protein sequence MVKVGINGFGRIGRLVARVAFTTNKVEIVAINDPFLDVNCMAYLLKFDSTHGKFAGTVKPENEKLNVNGKSITIYQEKDPANIKWSTAGADYVLESTGAFTTMEKAGAHLKGGCKRVIISAPSDDAPMYVMGVNHETYNNSHKIVSNASCTTNCLAPIAKVLHENFGIVEGLMTTIHAITATQKTVDGPSGKMWRDGRGAGQNIIPASTGAAKAVGKVLPELNGKLTGMAFRVPVPNVSVVDLTCRLDKPAKYEDIKRVMRNASEGYLKGILGYTEEQVVSTDFIGDPNSSTFDAEAGIALNDYFVKIISWYDNEFGYSNRLIDLMAYMSTKE encoded by the coding sequence ATGGTGAAGGTTGGAATCAACGGATTTGGCCGAATCGGGCGCCTAGTAGCCAGGGTTGCATTTACAACAAACAAAGTGGAAATTGTAGCAATTAATGATCCTTTCCTTGATGTAAACTGTATGGCTTACTTACTCAAGTTTGATTCCACACATGGCAAATTTGCTGGCACTGTCAAACCTGAAAATGAGAAGctcaatgtaaatggaaaatctATTACTATTTACCAGGAAAAGGATCCTGCCAATATAAAATGGTCAACTGCTGGAGCTGATTATGTCTTAGAATCTACGGGTGCCTTTACTACCATGGAGAAAGCTGGGGCTCATCTGAAGGGGGGCTGCAAACGAGTCATCATTTCTGCCCCCTCAGATGATGCCCCTATGTATGTGATGGGAGTAAACCATGAGACTTATAATAATTCCCATAAAATAGTTAGTAATGCTTCCTGTACCACCAACTGTTTGGCCCCTATAGCCAAGGTCCTCCATGAGAACTTTGGCATCGTGGAAGGACTCATGACTACCATCCATGCCATAACTGCTACCCAGAAGACCGTAGATGGCCCTTCTGGCAAAATGTGGCGGGACGGCCGAGGAGCTGGCCAGAACATCATTCCCGCTTCCACAGGGGCTGCTAAGGCTGTGGGCAAAGTCCTCCCTGAACTCAATGGCAAACTCACTGGCATGGCCTTCCGAGTTCCTGTTCCCAATGTGTCAGTTGTAGATCTGACCTGCCGCCTGGATAAACCTGCCAAATATGAAGACATCAAGAGGGTGATGAGAAATGCATCAGAGGGATATCTGAAGGGTATCCTGGGCTATACGGAAGAACAAGTTGTGTCCACTGATTTCATTGGGGACCCTAATTCTTCCACTTTTGATGCTGAGGCTGGTATAGCCCTCAATGActattttgttaaaatcattTCCTGGTACGATAATGAATTTGGTTATAGTAACCGTCTGATAGATCTCATGGCCTATATGTCCACCAAGGAATAA